From Companilactobacillus heilongjiangensis, one genomic window encodes:
- a CDS encoding DegV family protein has translation MYQILTDSECDLPLATLEASNVAAISFHTKIGDQDLINDFGKSYDINDFYKKIQAGIMPTTTQVNVGEYLEFFKPYVESKTPIVYVGFSGGLSGSLSSANQAREILLETYPDADIRIVDTLAASGGEGLMVLKAIRLQKSGATLDEFVKWFDENKMLLQSWFTVDNLNYLYHGGRISRTSAALGTILQVKPILDVDPDGKLRMVSKTRTRKKSLFELADKTLEAMKSDPTQPVIVTTSGDYEAAEVVKARIIEHISTADVQIYPIGMTISSHTGFGCVAVFAMGDEPRN, from the coding sequence ATGTATCAAATACTGACTGATTCAGAATGCGATTTACCGCTAGCTACTTTAGAGGCAAGTAACGTTGCCGCTATCAGTTTTCATACGAAGATTGGTGATCAAGATTTAATCAATGATTTTGGAAAAAGTTATGATATCAATGACTTCTACAAAAAAATTCAAGCTGGCATTATGCCCACTACGACACAGGTCAACGTTGGCGAATACTTAGAATTCTTTAAACCATATGTTGAAAGTAAAACACCAATTGTTTACGTCGGATTTTCCGGCGGACTAAGTGGTTCATTGTCGAGTGCTAATCAAGCTAGAGAGATATTGTTAGAAACTTATCCTGACGCCGATATTCGTATTGTTGATACGCTCGCTGCCAGTGGTGGTGAAGGTTTAATGGTTCTTAAAGCTATCAGGTTACAAAAATCTGGAGCTACTTTAGATGAATTCGTAAAATGGTTTGACGAAAATAAAATGTTATTACAATCATGGTTTACAGTTGATAATTTAAATTATCTTTATCATGGTGGCCGTATTTCCAGAACCTCAGCCGCTCTAGGGACAATATTGCAGGTGAAACCTATCTTAGATGTTGATCCCGATGGTAAATTACGAATGGTTTCTAAAACGAGAACGCGCAAGAAATCATTGTTTGAACTAGCTGACAAAACGCTAGAAGCAATGAAGAGTGACCCAACACAACCAGTGATTGTTACGACAAGTGGCGATTATGAAGCTGCGGAGGTTGTCAAAGCACGGATTATTGAACATATTAGTACAGCTGACGTTCAAATTTATCCGATTGGTATGACGATTTCCAGTCACACAGGATTTGGTTGCGTGGCAGTCTTTGCTATGGGTGATGAACCAAGAAATTAA
- a CDS encoding SHOCT domain-containing protein, with product MFYFAEVLFIILGILFIHLGLQGTEWKKRIKFLFFGGFSITMFLWSLYLHITTGNTGLPDETTPLFLFAMISSLYVLVLNTIYWFAIKNKLYSNFNISPYKTISFYSIAVALITMFLFNWIGPTGYQFFSTLLTVIAIIFAFNMCRKSLLIWNLKLILPDDPNKYVFISLDNNSRKDIGETPKHVIHFIMRMDDGSVRFPEVTSNVRYALTNVNFTPRFTSHTTTNEQTSDILLTLINLNNSEKHIIKAVGETADASLLKTAFLYPKDLNNDDELKSASNRNNLDNKHMDLDDLVKLKSLLDDGVITQEDYDIKKKQILGL from the coding sequence ATGTTTTATTTTGCAGAAGTATTGTTCATAATTTTAGGCATTCTGTTCATTCACTTGGGACTACAAGGAACTGAATGGAAAAAACGAATAAAGTTCCTATTCTTCGGTGGATTTTCAATAACCATGTTTCTCTGGTCACTGTACCTTCACATAACTACGGGTAACACTGGGTTGCCAGATGAAACTACCCCACTATTTTTATTTGCCATGATTAGTAGTTTATATGTTTTGGTATTAAATACAATTTATTGGTTCGCAATCAAAAACAAATTATACTCAAATTTCAATATTTCACCGTATAAAACGATTAGTTTCTATTCAATTGCGGTCGCATTAATAACCATGTTTTTATTCAACTGGATTGGACCAACAGGTTATCAATTTTTCAGTACACTTTTAACTGTAATAGCAATAATCTTTGCATTCAATATGTGCCGCAAATCCCTATTAATATGGAATCTTAAACTGATACTCCCTGACGACCCTAATAAATATGTTTTCATCAGCTTGGATAACAATTCTAGAAAAGATATTGGTGAGACTCCTAAGCATGTTATTCACTTTATAATGAGGATGGATGATGGTAGTGTCAGATTTCCAGAAGTAACAAGTAATGTTAGATATGCTTTAACCAATGTTAATTTCACACCTAGATTCACATCGCACACAACTACGAATGAACAAACATCAGATATTTTATTAACCCTCATAAATTTAAATAATAGCGAGAAGCACATTATAAAAGCCGTTGGTGAAACTGCTGATGCTAGTCTATTAAAAACAGCTTTCCTATACCCCAAAGATTTAAACAACGATGATGAACTAAAATCAGCTTCTAATAGAAATAATTTAGATAACAAGCACATGGATCTAGATGACTTAGTCAAATTAAAATCACTGCTTGATGACGGCGTGATAACACAAGAAGACTACGATATTAAGAAAAAGCAAA